The window GTGCCATGGTAGTCATTCTGTTCTTCTTTGTTGAGCGTATCCGTCTTGGCGCTGCAGTCCGCAAAGCCCGCAAGCAGTCCAAGAAGCTCGAAAAAGAAGTAAATGCCCTGCGCACCCAGCCGCTGGAAGCTTCCGAGCCTCTGGCTGTTGAAGCCGTTTCTGCAGAGTCGGAGAAGGCGGAATAACATCGTGTCCATTCTGCGACGTTTCTGGCCCGGCGTTTCCGGAAAACGCTCAGGGAACACCATCCTTTCTCCTGTCCGGGGTACTCCGCCAGGTGAACGGGATACACGAGCCGCCATACATGAGCTTTCTCAGGCTGTTCGCAACGATCCGGACGCCGTGGAGATATACCTTGCCCTCGGCAACCTGTTCCGTTCGCAGGGCGAAATTGAGCGCGCCGTCCAGATACGAAGCAATTTGATCGTTCGCCCGGGCCTTGATGATAAATTCAAGGCCCGGGCCTATTTTGAACTCGGCCACGACTACAAACGCGGCGGATTCATGGATCGGGCCATGCAGGCCTTTGAGCAGGCCAGAAAGCTCGGCGGCGAAACGGAAGATTTGCTTCGCTCCATGGCGCGCCTCTCCGCCGAGACCGGCAACTTCCAGAACGCATCCTCCCTTTACGGCAAACTGAACCACCGCATCGCACAGGCCCACTACATGGTCCGTCATGCGGAGGAACTCTACGATTCCGGAGCTGTTTCAGACAGCAAACGCCTGTTGAGCAAGGCACTGAAAGTCTACAGCGGATCTGTGGAGGCATGGCTCGCGCTTATCTCGCTGGCGACGACAGACCGGGAGTGGAAGAAGACCGGCTCCCTGCTGACGGAGGCCCTACGGGCCGTTGCGCCCTCCATGCGCTTTCTGCTGCTTGAAGGCATGATCGGCTTTGCCCCATCCAAGGCAGACATCGGCACGGAAGATGATGCCCAGTTTACCGCCAACCTCTGCAAAGTGATCATGCCCGCCATAGAAGCACAGGAGCCCGACCTCATTCTCCAGTACTACGGAGCTCTGTTCCTTCTACGCTGCGGTAATCCTGAAGAGGCAAATGCATGGCTTGCCAAGACCATGGTGCTGTGTCCCGATTTCTGGGCTGCACGCCTTGAGTTGCTGGGACTGTCCATGGACGACCAGCCTCTTTCGCCTGTCTTCCGCAACCACCTCGCCTTCTTTGTCGATCAGGCCAAAAAGGTGAAGCGTTTCGTCTGCAGCAGTTGCGGTATGCGGCGCTCAAATACCTTCTATGTCTGTCCGCGTTGCCGCAGCTGGCATTCCGCCGCTTTCAGAGTCTCGCTGCAAGACTGATTTTTCCCGCCGGACCTTCATGTCCGGCCCTCCTCCGAACAATTGGACATCGTGACAACTCTTACTATATTTTCATGACGTTACAGCCGAACAACAATACCATGAGCGATGCCGCAATTCCCAAATTGACTCCCATGTTTGAACAGTACCTCCAGATCAAGGAGGACTATAAGGACTGCCTGCTCTTCTATCGAATGGGCGACTTTTACGAGCTTTTTTTTGAGGACGCCGAGATCGCGGCCCGCGATCTGCAGATCACCCTCACCAGTCGTTCCAGCCCCAATGCCGACTACCGCATTCCCATGTGCGGAGTGCCTTATCACGCGGCTGAAACATATCTTCCCCAGTTGCTTGATAAAGGCCACAAGGTAGCAATCTGCGAACAGATTGAGGATCCCAAGGAAGCCAAGGGGCTGGTTAAACGCGCTGTTAAACGCGTGCTGACCCCCGGCACCGTGGTTGAAGATGCCAACCTTGCCGCCAAAGGCCATAACTTTCTGGCCGCACTCTTCTGGGATGAAGCCGCGGGAAGCGGCGGACTGGCATGGCTGGACTATTCAACCGGCGACTGGTCCGGTCTCTCTGTCAGCAAGGTCAATGAGTTATGGCAATGGGCCCAGAAGATGGGACCACGCGAACTGCTTGTGCCTGATAACGTGAACGTTCCCGAAGCCTTTGCACTGGTGGAAACGCATGTAAACCGCATGCCCGCACGTCCCGGAT is drawn from Desulfovibrio mangrovi and contains these coding sequences:
- a CDS encoding LapA family protein; the encoded protein is MRFIKVLGLVIVFFLTMVFFQQNTAELSQTITLKFDLLFQSWSTIPLPIYFLILGAFALGAMVVILFFFVERIRLGAAVRKARKQSKKLEKEVNALRTQPLEASEPLAVEAVSAESEKAE
- a CDS encoding tetratricopeptide repeat protein; the encoded protein is MSILRRFWPGVSGKRSGNTILSPVRGTPPGERDTRAAIHELSQAVRNDPDAVEIYLALGNLFRSQGEIERAVQIRSNLIVRPGLDDKFKARAYFELGHDYKRGGFMDRAMQAFEQARKLGGETEDLLRSMARLSAETGNFQNASSLYGKLNHRIAQAHYMVRHAEELYDSGAVSDSKRLLSKALKVYSGSVEAWLALISLATTDREWKKTGSLLTEALRAVAPSMRFLLLEGMIGFAPSKADIGTEDDAQFTANLCKVIMPAIEAQEPDLILQYYGALFLLRCGNPEEANAWLAKTMVLCPDFWAARLELLGLSMDDQPLSPVFRNHLAFFVDQAKKVKRFVCSSCGMRRSNTFYVCPRCRSWHSAAFRVSLQD